From one Alphaproteobacteria bacterium CG11_big_fil_rev_8_21_14_0_20_39_49 genomic stretch:
- a CDS encoding diaminopimelate epimerase translates to MENIPFLKMHGLGNDFVIIDGREKNYSFTSDEVRKICDRHTGVGCDQFVLIEGSQKADCFVNFYNADGSKSGACGNATRCVAWIIMQENNSEKVSIETVGGILNCEKRGYDSVLVDMGIAKTGWQDIPLSQDTDTLHLPISSGELKDGVAVSMGNPHGVFFVENVDNVDLQNCGAKLEVNELFPQRANISAAQIISKKQIKLRVWERGAGETKACGTGACAAVVAANLRGLVEQDVQVNLLGGDLHISYINGRVNMTGAVATVFKGILL, encoded by the coding sequence ATGGAAAATATACCTTTTTTAAAAATGCACGGTTTAGGCAATGATTTTGTCATTATTGACGGTCGTGAGAAAAATTATTCTTTTACAAGTGACGAAGTCCGAAAAATATGTGACCGTCATACTGGTGTAGGCTGTGACCAGTTTGTTTTAATAGAAGGTTCCCAAAAAGCAGATTGTTTCGTAAACTTTTATAATGCTGACGGCAGTAAGTCGGGTGCGTGCGGTAATGCTACAAGATGCGTTGCATGGATAATTATGCAAGAGAATAACAGCGAAAAAGTTTCTATAGAAACGGTCGGAGGGATTCTAAACTGCGAAAAAAGAGGATATGATTCGGTTTTGGTTGATATGGGAATCGCAAAAACCGGTTGGCAGGATATACCTTTGTCGCAAGATACCGATACGTTACACCTTCCCATAAGCTCAGGGGAGTTAAAAGACGGTGTTGCCGTCAGTATGGGCAATCCGCATGGGGTGTTTTTTGTAGAAAATGTCGACAACGTTGATTTGCAAAATTGCGGTGCGAAATTGGAAGTTAACGAGTTGTTCCCGCAAAGGGCGAATATTTCCGCTGCACAGATTATATCGAAAAAGCAAATAAAATTACGAGTTTGGGAACGTGGAGCAGGTGAAACAAAAGCCTGCGGAACAGGGGCTTGTGCTGCGGTTGTGGCTGCAAATTTAAGGGGATTGGTCGAGCAGGACGTTCAAGTCAATTTGCTAGGTGGAGATTTGCATATCAGTTACATAAACGGCAGGGTTAATATGACCGGAGCCGTAGCAACTGTTTTTAAAGGTATTTTGCTATGA
- the flgK gene encoding flagellar hook-associated protein FlgK, protein MTTLSNALSASLSSLKTVQESISVGANNVANADTPGYVRQTVNQQSIVTDGVGQGVQVVSITANVDEQLLKSLRTQFSELGYANALNDYYDTAQTLLGRPSDNNSLSSSIDKFLADFQILSDNPQTASLQLAAVNSAVDLSNKISQTARDLHNLQVDADAQINAEVNQVNSIILSLYDTNVQIINFPEGTAGRLEIEQEREVLLRQLSEYVNVSTNVNSKGTLTVLTGSGLSLLESSGPYQLSHSAVPSRDNFVNGTQRSAITISPLNDNGTLGEPVDLVTSGIGSSVTTSLTSGSIKGLVEIRELELPNIIEQLDNLALELTKQVNAITNNGASFPPPSSLTGTTSISSTTSVGFSGEVMIAVLDSDGTPPASPYPDEENLRPLTLDLGSLDSGDGAGQPDMQTIVDEINYYYGPPQPRAEVGNLRDITLAAVSTNIADGGTAQFDLQLDNVSTENATVVINSITVIDPIDSSQTYNAATLPNPNSYVVNPGDRERTGIPFTVDFGGDDNRASYTVRVQVQVTDESGNVSVADIDYTVNDDVTGVKNDRYPPADVTNVSGTSTLHAAPSSQGFLTASIVDENGFTVPAGTDGFLKLTTNGNSDYGVVMSELNSQEVGLPSTPSSSVTNKGFSDYLGMNNFFEPHGTTGGSALNMSVRSDIVSNPSKLQRASLILSNQPSDPDSAVYTYEIGSGDNAILSSIASLNDVDVSFASAGSLPNVTTTLTGYSADIIGYTSTISVRFYNVQKIEALGLEGLNDLLFKQAGVNTDDELARIIELENNYKASAQIISTIQELFRALQQAF, encoded by the coding sequence ATGACAACTTTATCAAACGCATTATCAGCATCACTTAGTAGCCTTAAAACGGTACAGGAAAGCATATCCGTAGGTGCAAATAACGTTGCTAACGCAGACACACCGGGCTATGTAAGGCAAACGGTTAACCAGCAATCAATAGTAACTGACGGCGTGGGTCAGGGCGTACAGGTGGTGTCTATCACGGCTAATGTAGATGAGCAGTTGTTAAAATCCTTACGAACACAGTTTTCCGAATTAGGCTACGCAAACGCCTTAAACGATTACTATGATACCGCACAGACATTACTTGGAAGACCAAGTGACAATAACAGCTTAAGCAGCTCTATAGACAAGTTTCTAGCCGATTTTCAAATACTTAGTGATAACCCTCAAACAGCTTCATTACAGTTAGCTGCGGTCAATAGTGCGGTCGATTTGTCAAATAAAATTTCTCAAACTGCTAGAGATTTGCATAACTTACAGGTTGATGCCGATGCACAGATAAACGCCGAGGTTAATCAGGTAAACAGTATTATTCTTAGCCTTTATGATACGAATGTTCAAATAATAAATTTCCCCGAAGGAACGGCAGGACGGCTGGAAATAGAACAGGAAAGAGAGGTTTTGCTAAGACAGCTTTCCGAATATGTGAATGTAAGTACAAATGTTAATAGTAAAGGCACATTAACCGTCTTAACCGGAAGCGGATTATCGTTACTGGAATCATCAGGACCATATCAATTATCTCACAGTGCAGTCCCTTCAAGAGATAATTTTGTAAACGGCACGCAAAGGTCTGCTATTACCATATCACCTTTAAACGATAACGGTACTTTAGGTGAACCTGTCGATCTGGTTACATCGGGCATAGGTTCTTCCGTTACTACAAGCCTTACATCAGGCTCAATAAAAGGTCTGGTTGAAATAAGGGAGCTTGAGTTGCCTAATATTATAGAACAACTTGATAACCTTGCGTTAGAGCTGACAAAACAGGTAAACGCCATTACAAATAACGGAGCTAGCTTCCCTCCCCCGTCATCATTGACAGGCACGACCTCCATTTCTTCTACAACTTCCGTAGGCTTTTCGGGTGAGGTGATGATAGCAGTTCTTGACAGTGACGGAACTCCTCCTGCAAGTCCTTATCCTGATGAAGAAAATTTACGCCCTCTTACACTGGATTTAGGAAGTCTTGATAGCGGAGATGGAGCCGGACAGCCCGACATGCAAACTATCGTAGATGAAATAAACTATTATTACGGCCCTCCTCAACCGCGTGCGGAAGTAGGAAATTTGCGTGACATAACATTAGCTGCCGTATCAACTAATATAGCTGACGGAGGAACGGCACAATTCGACCTTCAGCTTGATAATGTTTCAACTGAAAACGCCACTGTGGTTATAAACTCCATTACGGTAATTGACCCTATTGACTCCAGCCAGACATATAATGCGGCAACATTACCGAATCCTAATAGCTATGTTGTAAATCCGGGTGACAGGGAGCGGACGGGCATACCTTTTACGGTAGATTTCGGAGGTGACGATAACAGGGCATCTTACACGGTACGTGTACAGGTTCAGGTTACAGATGAATCGGGTAACGTGTCGGTTGCAGATATCGACTACACCGTGAACGATGACGTAACGGGTGTAAAAAACGACAGATATCCGCCTGCTGACGTAACTAACGTTTCAGGAACAAGCACCCTTCATGCCGCACCTTCATCACAAGGCTTTTTAACTGCAAGTATTGTCGATGAAAACGGTTTTACCGTTCCGGCAGGAACAGACGGCTTTTTAAAATTGACTACTAACGGCAATTCCGATTACGGCGTGGTAATGAGCGAGCTAAACAGTCAGGAAGTCGGCTTGCCTTCAACTCCTTCTAGTAGCGTTACCAATAAAGGCTTTTCCGATTATTTAGGCATGAATAATTTTTTCGAACCACATGGTACAACCGGTGGAAGTGCATTAAACATGTCGGTTAGAAGTGATATTGTAAGCAACCCTAGCAAGCTTCAAAGGGCATCTTTGATACTTTCAAATCAGCCGTCAGATCCCGACTCTGCCGTTTACACATATGAGATAGGAAGCGGTGACAATGCCATACTTTCAAGTATAGCATCATTAAACGATGTAGATGTTTCATTTGCCTCGGCAGGAAGCCTGCCCAATGTAACAACCACATTAACAGGATATAGTGCCGATATTATAGGATACACCTCTACAATATCCGTAAGGTTTTATAACGTACAAAAAATCGAAGCACTTGGTCTTGAAGGTCTAAACGACCTGTTATTCAAACAAGCAGGAGTAAATACCGATGATGAACTGGCAAGGATAATAGAATTAGAGAATAACTATAAGGCATCGGCTCAAATCATAAGCACAATACAGGAACTATTTCGAGCCTTACAGCAAGCGTTCTAA
- the flgI gene encoding flagellar biosynthesis protein FlgA (part of the basal body which consists of four rings L, P, S, and M mounted on a central rod; Bradyrhizobium has one thick flagellum and several thin flagella; the Bradyrhizobium protein in this cluster is associated with the thin flagella) → MQKAGNDNHRAANSRLRTLFTVFALTSVIAVLLFAKSAHSASRIKDIVYFEGIRENTLLGYGLVVGLNGTGDNLKNSPFTEKGLAQFLSKLGINSKGTNLKTKNVAAVTITASFPAFARVGSKFDVTVSTMGDAKSLEGGTLLASPLLGADGNVYGVAQGPVTIGGVISDLDSSNAKSKGVQTNSTIANGATVEREIAFDLSSMKSLKLALRNPDISTARRISENINDAIGEDAAIPLDPGTVNLNVPDIYENNVLGLLADIEQIIVEPDQRAVVVIDEASGTIVMGEEVKIDTVAVAQGNLMVAVNNNFSDKDNAFSSDVSRTSGNTEPVNNNNNPGNGLAVLPQGANLRDLVSGLNALGVGTRDLITILQTIKVAGALHADIEVR, encoded by the coding sequence ATGCAAAAAGCGGGTAACGATAATCACAGGGCGGCAAACTCACGCTTAAGGACATTATTTACGGTATTTGCCCTGACATCGGTTATAGCTGTTTTGTTATTTGCTAAGTCGGCTCATTCGGCATCACGTATAAAAGATATAGTTTACTTTGAAGGTATAAGGGAAAACACCTTGCTCGGCTATGGTCTGGTAGTAGGCTTGAACGGCACGGGTGATAACCTGAAGAACTCACCGTTTACGGAAAAAGGGCTTGCCCAGTTCCTGTCAAAATTAGGCATCAACTCAAAAGGCACTAACTTAAAGACGAAGAACGTAGCGGCTGTAACTATAACCGCAAGCTTTCCTGCATTTGCAAGGGTGGGTAGTAAATTTGATGTTACGGTAAGCACTATGGGTGACGCAAAAAGCCTTGAGGGCGGAACATTGCTTGCATCTCCGCTGCTAGGTGCTGACGGCAATGTATATGGTGTGGCACAAGGACCCGTAACAATCGGAGGAGTGATAAGCGATTTAGACTCTTCGAATGCAAAATCAAAAGGCGTTCAGACAAATAGCACGATAGCTAACGGAGCTACCGTTGAGCGTGAAATAGCTTTTGACCTGTCATCAATGAAATCTTTAAAATTGGCTTTGCGTAACCCCGATATATCTACTGCACGCCGTATCTCGGAGAACATAAACGATGCTATCGGTGAAGATGCCGCTATCCCTCTTGACCCCGGTACGGTTAATTTAAATGTTCCTGATATTTATGAAAACAACGTTTTGGGTCTTTTGGCAGATATTGAGCAGATAATCGTAGAACCCGACCAGCGTGCCGTTGTTGTAATTGATGAGGCATCGGGAACTATAGTTATGGGCGAAGAGGTTAAGATAGACACCGTTGCCGTAGCTCAGGGAAATCTGATGGTTGCCGTAAATAACAATTTCAGCGATAAGGATAATGCATTTTCGTCTGACGTATCAAGGACATCGGGCAATACCGAACCTGTAAATAATAATAACAATCCGGGCAACGGTCTTGCGGTATTACCGCAGGGTGCAAACTTACGTGACCTTGTAAGCGGGCTAAACGCACTCGGAGTCGGAACGCGTGATTTAATTACAATATTACAAACTATTAAAGTAGCAGGTGCATTACACGCTGATATAGAGGTAAGGTAA
- the efp gene encoding elongation factor P: MKMSANNIRPGNVLVYNNRLWVVSKISHTQPGKGGAYIQTEMKDIQSGTKLNERFRSSEDVERAYLDEKEYQYLYTEGEELVLMDLDSYEQVHVPIDLVGEPVAFLQDEMMITVVSYENKPIAVELPEEVVVEVVEADAVVKGQTAASSNKPAILSNGVRIMVPTFVEAGNRVLVKTADGQYVERAKD, translated from the coding sequence ATGAAAATGAGTGCAAATAATATCCGTCCGGGTAATGTTCTTGTTTATAATAATAGGCTATGGGTTGTTTCAAAAATATCCCACACGCAACCGGGAAAAGGCGGTGCGTATATTCAGACTGAAATGAAAGACATACAAAGCGGCACTAAGCTTAATGAAAGGTTCAGGTCAAGCGAAGATGTTGAACGTGCGTATCTAGATGAAAAAGAATATCAATATCTATATACTGAAGGCGAGGAACTTGTCCTTATGGACTTAGATAGTTATGAGCAGGTGCATGTTCCTATTGATTTAGTAGGTGAACCTGTGGCATTCTTGCAAGATGAAATGATGATTACGGTTGTTAGCTATGAAAACAAACCGATTGCCGTTGAATTGCCAGAAGAAGTGGTGGTTGAAGTAGTTGAGGCAGATGCCGTGGTAAAAGGTCAGACGGCAGCATCTTCTAATAAACCTGCCATTCTTTCCAACGGTGTCAGGATAATGGTTCCTACCTTTGTTGAGGCAGGAAACCGTGTTTTAGTAAAAACTGCTGACGGTCAGTATGTTGAAAGAGCAAAGGATTAA
- a CDS encoding inositol monophosphatase, whose protein sequence is METYPAVVKIMMDAIRKASKAVIRDFYEVENLQVSKKGAREFVTSADLKAESILIAELQKAREGYCVLSEEAGFIKGSDDEYCWIIDPIDGTNNFMHGFPYFCITIGLEKKLPNGQREIIAGVTEAPILKETFWAAKGLGAWLETANATGATRLRVSSRSKLSESLLAVGSFSTDIKEGVDITKEFMATRCIGSTALAIAYTAAGKFDCFIHNGAKPWDIAAGVLLISEAKGVVSDINGKKKMFEKNSIIASNADIEPLFMKNFVK, encoded by the coding sequence ATGGAAACATACCCTGCGGTAGTAAAGATAATGATGGACGCCATTCGTAAAGCGTCAAAAGCTGTGATACGTGACTTTTACGAAGTAGAAAATTTACAGGTTTCAAAAAAAGGTGCAAGGGAATTTGTAACTTCTGCCGACTTAAAAGCCGAGTCTATACTTATCGCAGAACTGCAAAAGGCAAGGGAAGGGTATTGCGTACTATCGGAAGAAGCAGGCTTCATTAAAGGCTCTGATGATGAATATTGCTGGATTATCGATCCGATAGACGGAACAAATAATTTTATGCACGGCTTTCCATATTTTTGTATTACTATCGGTCTTGAAAAAAAATTACCCAACGGTCAAAGAGAAATTATTGCAGGTGTAACCGAAGCCCCTATATTGAAAGAAACTTTTTGGGCTGCTAAGGGGCTGGGTGCGTGGCTTGAAACGGCTAATGCAACCGGTGCAACAAGATTGCGAGTGAGTTCCAGAAGTAAATTATCCGAGTCATTGCTTGCGGTGGGGTCATTCAGCACGGACATTAAGGAAGGCGTTGATATTACAAAAGAATTTATGGCAACACGTTGTATAGGCTCAACCGCTTTGGCTATCGCATATACTGCCGCAGGAAAATTCGACTGTTTTATTCATAATGGTGCAAAGCCGTGGGATATAGCGGCGGGCGTTCTGCTTATCAGTGAGGCAAAGGGTGTTGTCTCAGATATTAACGGCAAAAAGAAAATGTTTGAAAAGAATAGTATAATTGCCTCAAACGCTGATATTGAGCCGTTGTTCATGAAAAATTTTGTTAAATAG
- the arsC gene encoding arsenate reductase (glutaredoxin) — protein MSVVIYHNPRCSKSRQTLQLLKDNGVEPEIVEYLADTPSKDEIKKIIKSLGISARDILRKKEAIYKEAGFDNNSLSDDEIITLMQKNPKVIERPIVVNGSKAAIGRPPENVLKVID, from the coding sequence ATGAGTGTTGTTATATATCATAATCCCAGATGTTCAAAATCCCGTCAGACATTGCAGCTTCTAAAGGATAACGGAGTTGAGCCGGAAATCGTCGAATATCTTGCGGATACCCCTTCTAAAGATGAGATAAAAAAAATTATAAAATCGCTTGGTATAAGTGCAAGGGATATTCTGCGTAAAAAAGAGGCTATATATAAAGAAGCCGGCTTTGATAATAACAGCCTGTCTGACGATGAAATAATCACATTAATGCAAAAAAATCCGAAAGTTATTGAGCGACCTATTGTAGTAAACGGTTCAAAAGCAGCAATAGGCAGACCGCCGGAAAATGTTTTGAAGGTTATTGATTAG
- the rsmI gene encoding 16S rRNA (cytidine(1402)-2'-O)-methyltransferase — protein MTDNNQRTAINNTLLQSCKQELALYIVATPIGNMEDITLRAIKTLANVDVIACEDTRITQNLLSRLNIKSKLICYNDHSGKKERDYIESLLISGKSVALVSDAGTPLISDPGYKLIRQISDAGIKVTSIPGASSVSTALTLCALPTDRFFFEGFLPPKSGARINALTKLKEINATLIFFESAKRLVSSIADIGNVFKEREICILREITKKFEEIKRGTCDELEQYYKNNPPKGEIVIVVAPPNDNEVSNTDIIFQLSKALESMSVKDAVALVADNNGVNKKDVYNLALNIKK, from the coding sequence ATGACAGATAATAATCAAAGAACCGCTATTAATAATACACTATTGCAATCATGTAAACAGGAGCTTGCATTATATATAGTGGCAACTCCCATCGGTAACATGGAAGACATTACTTTAAGGGCAATAAAAACACTGGCTAACGTTGACGTAATTGCATGCGAAGATACTAGAATTACACAAAATTTACTGTCAAGGCTGAATATAAAATCAAAATTAATATGCTATAATGACCATAGCGGAAAAAAAGAACGGGATTATATAGAATCTCTTTTAATATCAGGAAAATCCGTCGCACTTGTGTCCGATGCCGGAACGCCACTAATTTCAGACCCCGGTTATAAGCTTATACGTCAGATATCTGATGCAGGTATAAAAGTAACATCTATCCCCGGAGCTTCATCGGTATCTACGGCACTGACATTATGTGCCTTACCTACCGACAGGTTCTTCTTTGAAGGATTCCTGCCTCCCAAAAGCGGGGCAAGGATAAATGCTTTAACTAAGCTAAAAGAAATAAACGCCACTTTAATATTTTTTGAATCGGCAAAAAGGCTTGTTTCTTCGATTGCCGATATAGGCAATGTTTTTAAAGAACGGGAAATATGTATATTAAGGGAGATTACAAAAAAATTTGAAGAGATTAAACGAGGCACTTGTGACGAACTTGAACAATATTACAAAAACAATCCGCCCAAAGGCGAGATAGTAATTGTTGTAGCCCCGCCAAACGATAATGAAGTAAGCAATACCGATATAATTTTCCAGCTATCCAAAGCACTAGAAAGCATGAGCGTAAAAGATGCCGTTGCATTGGTGGCGGATAACAACGGCGTTAATAAAAAAGACGTTTATAATTTAGCACTGAATATTAAAAAATGA
- a CDS encoding tRNA (N(6)-L-threonylcarbamoyladenosine(37)-C(2))-methylthiotransferase MtaB translates to MKQEVVTFGCRLNAYESEVIKSNLLVAGLDDVIVFNTCSVTKEAERQARQSIRRARRNNPNAKIIVTGCAAQISPEKFSKMEEVDKILGNEEKLHAHNYNFGEKISVNDIMSVKETASHFVGSIEGKARAFVQVQNGCNHRCTFCIIPYGRGNSRSVPIGEIVKQVRQLVESGYNEVVITGVDITDYGKDLPGQPTLGQMLRRLLALVPNLSRLRLSSVDVAELDNDIYGLIENEPRLMPHFHISLQAGDDMVLKRMKRRHKRQDVVDFTQKVRGLRPDSAFGADIIAGFPTETDEMFENTLNLISEAGLQYLHIFPYSEREGTPAAKMPQVAKDIRKERAAKLREAGEKELIKHLQKNIGKTLKAVVEKDMIARAEDFSEISINKELEIGSVVDVNVIRLDGSRLLGSL, encoded by the coding sequence ATGAAACAGGAAGTAGTAACGTTCGGGTGCAGATTAAACGCTTATGAAAGCGAGGTTATAAAAAGCAATCTTCTGGTTGCAGGACTTGATGATGTTATCGTCTTCAATACATGCTCGGTTACAAAAGAGGCTGAAAGGCAGGCAAGGCAGTCTATAAGAAGGGCAAGGCGTAATAACCCCAATGCTAAAATTATTGTTACGGGTTGTGCTGCACAGATTTCTCCTGAAAAATTCTCCAAAATGGAGGAGGTTGATAAAATCCTCGGTAATGAAGAAAAGCTGCACGCCCATAACTACAATTTCGGCGAGAAGATATCGGTAAACGACATTATGTCGGTCAAAGAGACCGCCTCTCATTTTGTAGGCTCAATAGAAGGTAAGGCGAGGGCGTTTGTTCAGGTGCAAAACGGGTGTAATCACAGATGCACCTTTTGTATTATTCCTTATGGAAGGGGAAACAGCCGCTCCGTTCCAATCGGCGAGATAGTAAAGCAGGTAAGGCAACTGGTAGAGTCAGGTTATAATGAGGTGGTTATAACGGGGGTGGATATAACCGATTACGGCAAGGATTTGCCGGGACAGCCTACATTGGGACAAATGCTCAGAAGGTTGCTTGCGTTAGTTCCAAACTTGTCCAGATTACGCCTTTCATCTGTAGATGTGGCGGAATTAGATAATGATATATACGGACTTATTGAAAATGAGCCAAGATTAATGCCGCATTTCCATATATCTTTGCAGGCAGGTGATGATATGGTTTTAAAGCGTATGAAAAGAAGGCATAAAAGACAAGATGTAGTAGATTTCACTCAAAAAGTGAGGGGGCTAAGACCCGATTCGGCTTTTGGTGCGGATATTATTGCAGGTTTCCCCACTGAAACTGATGAAATGTTTGAAAATACGTTAAATTTGATAAGCGAAGCAGGATTGCAGTATTTGCATATTTTTCCATATTCGGAAAGGGAGGGGACTCCGGCCGCAAAAATGCCTCAAGTGGCAAAAGATATAAGGAAAGAAAGAGCCGCCAAACTTAGGGAGGCAGGAGAAAAAGAACTAATAAAGCATCTGCAAAAAAATATAGGAAAAACGCTCAAAGCCGTTGTTGAAAAAGACATGATAGCAAGGGCTGAAGATTTTAGTGAAATATCAATTAATAAAGAGCTTGAAATAGGAAGTGTTGTTGATGTTAATGTAATCAGACTTGACGGAAGCAGGCTTTTGGGCAGTTTGTAG
- a CDS encoding peptide deformylase, producing MTVLPLVIAPDPRLAVCSEPVHEVTDGLRKFMDDMVETMHTCEGIGLAAVQVGVHKRILVMDLSESHKRYENAGEKIGDVDLSKPIYMVNPEIIEESEEENIYEEGCLSFPEQRALVTRPKVVKVKYLDYNGKEQIMECDELLATCVQHEIDHLNGVVFIDHVSKMKRDFIMRKVKKVKKLIINNDS from the coding sequence ATGACTGTTCTACCACTTGTTATAGCACCCGATCCCAGATTAGCAGTTTGTTCGGAGCCGGTACATGAAGTTACCGATGGGCTGCGAAAATTCATGGATGATATGGTTGAAACCATGCATACTTGTGAAGGCATAGGCTTGGCTGCGGTTCAGGTTGGGGTGCATAAGCGTATTTTGGTAATGGACTTGAGCGAAAGCCATAAAAGATATGAAAATGCTGGAGAAAAAATCGGTGACGTTGATCTGTCAAAGCCGATTTATATGGTTAATCCTGAGATAATAGAAGAATCTGAAGAAGAAAATATATATGAGGAAGGCTGCCTTTCCTTTCCTGAGCAACGGGCTTTAGTCACCAGACCAAAGGTAGTTAAAGTTAAATACCTTGATTATAACGGTAAAGAGCAAATAATGGAATGTGACGAGCTTCTGGCTACATGCGTTCAGCATGAAATCGACCATCTAAACGGTGTTGTATTTATCGACCATGTATCTAAGATGAAACGTGATTTCATCATGCGTAAAGTAAAAAAAGTAAAAAAACTAATAATAAACAATGATAGCTAG
- a CDS encoding methionyl-tRNA formyltransferase, giving the protein MKLIFMGTPDFSVPALEALINDGHEILAVYTQPPRLAGRGQKERKSPVHLTAEKYNIEVRTPKTLRNEAEQKIFADTNADMAVVVAYGLILPKAVLDSCPCINIHASILPRWRGAAPIQRAILAGDSETGVTIMQMDEGLDTGDMLIWDKVKITNDMTAGTLHDVLSVMGADLIVKYIKQKDKIVAVKQEGEATYAEKINKNEASLNCNETVANFSARVRAFCPFPGAFFTYKNEKFKVLEASFKEASHNYEFGKIIDDKPTIAIKDGFFTPAVIQRQGKKAMPINDFLRGFKFIVGDAVT; this is encoded by the coding sequence ATGAAGCTAATATTTATGGGAACTCCTGATTTTTCAGTTCCTGCCCTTGAGGCATTAATAAATGACGGGCATGAGATATTAGCCGTATATACACAGCCTCCAAGACTGGCAGGCAGAGGGCAGAAAGAACGCAAATCTCCGGTTCATTTAACTGCCGAAAAGTATAATATTGAAGTTCGTACCCCAAAAACATTAAGAAATGAAGCCGAGCAGAAGATATTTGCCGATACAAATGCCGATATGGCTGTAGTTGTTGCCTATGGGTTAATCCTGCCTAAGGCTGTGCTTGATAGTTGTCCATGTATAAATATTCATGCATCTATTTTGCCAAGATGGCGTGGTGCAGCTCCGATACAGAGGGCTATACTTGCAGGAGATAGCGAAACAGGCGTTACAATAATGCAGATGGACGAAGGGCTTGACACCGGTGATATGCTAATTTGGGATAAAGTGAAAATAACTAACGATATGACGGCAGGCACATTACACGATGTTTTGAGCGTAATGGGGGCCGACCTTATCGTAAAATATATTAAGCAAAAAGATAAAATAGTAGCTGTAAAACAAGAAGGTGAGGCTACATATGCCGAAAAAATAAATAAAAATGAAGCTTCGCTAAATTGCAACGAAACTGTTGCTAATTTTTCTGCAAGAGTTAGGGCTTTTTGCCCTTTTCCCGGAGCTTTTTTTACTTATAAAAATGAAAAATTTAAGGTCTTAGAAGCATCTTTTAAAGAAGCCTCACACAATTATGAATTTGGAAAAATAATTGATGATAAGCCTACTATAGCAATAAAAGACGGTTTTTTCACCCCTGCGGTAATACAGCGACAAGGCAAAAAAGCTATGCCTATCAATGATTTTTTGAGAGGTTTTAAATTTATTGTAGGCGATGCCGTCACATGA